A genome region from Nocardia sp. NBC_00565 includes the following:
- the brxL gene encoding BREX system Lon protease-like protein BrxL — protein sequence MSDLSEISPEAFGEPEAEESADTPPPQSELDRKINRLFPGVVVRKDLVKAVKGNAIVPSYVLEYLLGQYAASDDEATIQAGIDTVRKILADHYVHRNESELVKSTIRERGRHRVIDKVTATLNEKDDVYQAEFANLGIKGVLVEPAIIKAHPKLLVGGVWCICDIEYFHSEDSRVVPWILGSIKPIQLSSFDVGDYLAARREFTTDEWIDLLVQSIGFNPELLGRRAKLIQVVRLIPFVERNYNLIELGPKGTGKSHIFSEFSPHGMLISGGEVSVPKLFVNNANSRLGLVGYWDVVAFDEFAGKKKRADKALVDIMKNYMANKSFSRGVETLGAEASMVFVGNTSHTVPYMLKHSDLFDELPESYHDSAYLDRLHHYIPGWEVDTIRGEMFSDGYGFVVDYIAEVLRSMRSQDYYDRYQQYFTLSSDISTRDRDGIHKTFSGLMKLLYPHGEASADEIEEILRFAIEGRKRVKDQILRIDSTMADVKFGYSDKSGAWRPVSTLEEDEYPTYYHRERHQGGVASAESSESTTASVTDAPVEPELSLFEGHREFQENQRGVTYATLLIPHLQGAGAITITDPYIRQFHQARNLMELIAAIASTKDAADEVNVKLITSENTQGEDQLRKQLELLVKVKNAAAAAGIIFEAAFDSTIHDRSIITDTGWKIVLGRGLDIFQHVTGDAFDLPTRLQEYRQVRRFGVTYIRERE from the coding sequence ATGAGTGACCTGAGTGAGATCAGCCCGGAGGCGTTCGGAGAGCCCGAGGCCGAAGAGTCGGCTGACACCCCACCGCCCCAGAGCGAGCTGGACCGCAAGATCAACCGGCTCTTCCCCGGAGTGGTCGTGCGCAAAGACCTGGTCAAGGCTGTCAAGGGCAACGCCATCGTGCCGTCCTACGTGCTGGAGTACCTGCTCGGGCAGTACGCCGCATCCGACGACGAGGCCACCATCCAGGCGGGTATCGACACAGTTCGCAAGATCCTTGCCGACCACTACGTGCATCGCAACGAGTCCGAGCTGGTGAAGTCGACCATCCGCGAGCGCGGTCGGCACCGCGTTATCGACAAGGTCACGGCCACCCTCAACGAGAAGGACGATGTCTACCAGGCCGAGTTCGCGAACCTCGGTATAAAGGGCGTCCTGGTTGAGCCTGCGATAATCAAGGCACATCCCAAGCTGCTTGTCGGCGGGGTCTGGTGCATCTGCGACATCGAGTACTTCCACAGCGAGGACTCCCGAGTGGTGCCGTGGATCCTCGGGTCGATCAAGCCCATCCAGCTGTCGAGCTTCGACGTCGGGGACTACCTCGCTGCACGGCGCGAGTTCACCACCGATGAGTGGATCGATCTGCTCGTGCAATCCATCGGCTTCAACCCAGAGCTGTTGGGTAGGCGCGCCAAGCTCATCCAAGTCGTGCGGCTGATTCCCTTCGTCGAGCGGAACTACAACCTTATTGAGCTCGGCCCGAAGGGCACCGGCAAGTCTCACATCTTCTCGGAGTTTTCGCCTCACGGCATGCTCATCTCCGGCGGGGAGGTTTCCGTCCCCAAGTTGTTCGTCAACAACGCCAACAGTCGCCTCGGCCTTGTCGGCTACTGGGATGTCGTTGCCTTCGACGAGTTCGCGGGCAAGAAGAAGCGCGCCGACAAGGCGCTCGTCGACATCATGAAGAACTACATGGCGAACAAGTCGTTCTCACGTGGCGTTGAGACGCTAGGCGCAGAGGCGTCAATGGTGTTCGTCGGCAACACCTCACACACCGTGCCGTACATGCTCAAGCACTCCGACTTGTTCGACGAGCTGCCTGAGAGCTACCACGACTCCGCCTATCTCGACCGCCTCCACCACTACATCCCGGGTTGGGAGGTCGACACGATTCGCGGCGAGATGTTCTCCGACGGCTACGGCTTTGTCGTCGATTACATCGCGGAAGTACTGAGGTCGATGCGGTCGCAGGACTACTACGACCGCTACCAGCAGTACTTCACGCTGTCGTCAGATATCTCGACCCGTGACCGCGACGGCATCCATAAGACCTTTTCTGGACTCATGAAACTGCTGTACCCGCACGGGGAGGCGAGCGCCGACGAGATAGAGGAGATCCTGCGGTTCGCGATCGAGGGCCGCAAGCGTGTCAAGGATCAGATCCTGCGCATCGACTCGACGATGGCCGACGTCAAGTTTGGCTACTCCGATAAGAGTGGCGCTTGGAGGCCAGTTTCCACACTTGAGGAAGACGAGTACCCGACCTACTACCACCGTGAGCGCCACCAAGGCGGCGTAGCGTCGGCCGAAAGCAGCGAATCCACAACGGCTTCCGTTACCGACGCACCGGTCGAGCCCGAACTGTCACTGTTCGAGGGACACCGCGAGTTCCAGGAGAACCAGCGTGGTGTCACGTACGCCACTCTGCTCATCCCGCACTTGCAGGGTGCCGGTGCGATCACCATCACGGACCCGTACATTCGCCAGTTCCATCAGGCACGCAATCTCATGGAACTCATCGCAGCGATCGCGTCGACCAAAGACGCTGCCGACGAGGTGAATGTCAAACTCATCACCTCCGAAAACACCCAGGGCGAGGACCAGCTGCGCAAGCAGCTCGAACTTCTCGTCAAGGTGAAGAACGCGGCAGCGGCCGCAGGCATCATTTTCGAGGCCGCCTTCGATAGCACGATCCATGATCGCTCGATCATCACCGACACCGGCTGGAAGATCGTGCTAGGCCGTGGCCTCGACATCTTTCAGCACGTCACCGGCGACGCGTTCGACCTCCCCACCCGGCTCCAGGAGTACCGTCAGGTTAGGCGGTTCGGAGTCACCTACATCCGCGAGCGCGAGTGA